The sequence TGTGTATCCTTCCAAATAAATTATCTCCATTCGATCACGTAATGTCTGCGGTATTTTAAAAGCACTATTGGCAGTTGAAATAAACATTACTTGACTGACATCAAACGGCAAATTAACATATGAATCAACAAATGAGTTATTTTGTTCAGGATCTAAAACTTCTAATAATGCTGCAGCGGGGTCACCACTTGAACCTTTATACtagacaatattataacgaaGATGTATACAtatcaaaatatgttaaaaataatttttaaattaaaatagtattatttttatttctaaccaTCTTATCAATTTCATCCAATAAAATGACaggattatttgtttttgcttGATTAATAGCTTGCATTATACAACCAGGCATAGCCCCAATATATGTTCTTCTGTGTCCTTTAATATCAGAATAGTGATTTATTCCACCTAatgatattctaaaataaaataaacttgtttgattgttgtttataattatattaatatttatgataattaattatacctttTAAAAGTTCGATTTAACGAATTGGCAATGGCTTTAGCAATAGTTGTTTTGCCAACACCGGGTGGCCCAACAAAACAAAGTATAGGTCCTCGCCGATCTgggttcaatatttttacagcAATGAATTGCAGTATTCTATTTTTGACCTTATCCATGGCATAATGGTCTAATTTTAACATCTACAagcatgtaaaataattaatttcaatttaaaaactagtatttcaataaatatttacatttctgGCTTTTTCCAGGTCTAAGGTTTCTTCTGTACGTTTGCTCCATGGTAAATTAGCAATATatctgatataatttataaatacagaaTAATCAGGATGGCTAGTATTCATTTCATGAAGTCTTTTAAATTCTTTCATAATCTCTTTATGTATTGGAGTTGGCATGCCAGAACCTCTAAGaaatacatttgataataaaaaaaataaatattaatatgttattttaaatatctatacatattactTAGATCATACTAACTTAATTGCTTTAAGTAATTCATGTAATTCATGTGAAGCGGGCATTTtgaacataacattattttttccaaCAATATCATTAAGAGTTATTGAATGAACTGGAACTAAACCAGTTTTTCCAGAAtaggaatatttattttcttctataatataataaacaatatccataatattaaattcttcaaATTTAAGCgtgcaatatataaaaaaatatttaacatgacATACTAATTGTTTCTCGTTTTAACCAATCTGTAACAAATCTTAATATATCGTTTAAGTTTGTAGCTCTAAGAATTACATATGCATTAGTTGGAGTTAAATGAACAAaagcttttaaataataatcaacaatttGATGCAAGgcaagtttattaaataaaatctgtaAAGTAATAAGAGCATTAGGTAACACAATAGATCAGcagtcaatttaaattatatttgctcATACCTTTAAAGATTCTTTTGTAAATACTTTTGATACGTTTGATTCAGAATATGTCAAATAGTCAATCACCACTTTTTCAAATTCAGCTATAAGTTCATTTATTTCCTTTTTGTCACCTAAATTAAGATATGTTTAGTTCATGATTTACAGTAtgcatttatacaatattaattaccttGAAggcttttaaaattttcaattgtcatgattttattaatttgtaatggtTCTTCAGCTATCTTTACATCCAATTTAAAACGACATATTccttcaataaacaaaaaaaaatcttcaggaacagaatcaattttaattatacttcgAACTAGACCCACGGTTCCAATTACATTGTCAacctaaaatttgtaaattatgtatttactgtcatttgtattttaagtataaattattaatatttactacctTTTCAAAATCTGTTTTTGGTATTACACcaatatgtattgattttgattCATGATTAGTTTGAAGATAATTCAATAGATTAGAGctgaaatatagttaaaatttgtttatcaaaatgtatttataatatgtcttaAAACTTAAGAATGAccaatttaataaactaaaacaatcacttctcaatttttaatatatgcattttaGTTATTGGTAAACTAATCTAAAGCAAAAATAAGATtacattatttttgctttttcttTAATGgttaaaacttcaaaaaaaatgaaacaacttaaaaaaaaacaatcatggGTTATTAAGGATGGTCTAATAATTGTCTGATTTTTAGATtacatttgttaataaaaaatgcttatgcttatatttatatttgtagcaggcagatttttattaataaattatctttaaatcCCATTTAAAGCGTTACATATTTATGCCAGTTGCtaattttcaaatcatactAGGGTTCTTATAACATTATGGTAGGTAGTATTCGAGGGTGAACTgagaattatacattttagtattctAGAAAAATAAATGGCCTAAACCCATTTTATACTGGCCTTTTAATTTATtgactatacaaatatatttattttataggaatatctatttttcttgtaattttttacaattatatactcATACATCTTGCTGAacctttgaaaatatattaaatacctttttgaaattataacagtaaggaattaaataatatgcctACCCAAAAATgtcaatcattatattatgtttacaaaccaaataaaacttatattaactatttaacttgttaaaaaaaaatataaataattacaaaaatagtaaattctTACTaaagtatatactaatatacttaaaCATAGCTTATAAGTTAaacaatagatatatttaagtaggtaagcactttttcatttaatctgaAGTCCACaatagtacatatttttgttagatattttatcatattaaaattattatctacataCTTAAACTATAAGTACTTTAGTAGTTTTCAGTACGGAATTAAGAAGTAATTTTCCTAAAgcaatgtttttagttttttagtagCGCTTCCAGTGGCGTCATTTGGACAGCGCATGGTATACATTTGcgtatttaaaatccaatattgtagtaatttggCCCACTTTATAAATTGATTGGCCTGAATAATTGATAGTGATTTACGCTTAAAGTGGCCTGTTTAATACGCCAtgcgttattaaaaaaaaattgaaatgacgccactgaGTGCTTCAATTCTCTAATTGTTTGTAAACATACCGTTTGTTTACAGACCAGCATATTTttggcaaattttttttttttaaacatgttgcacatatagaatataggtaggtacatcaaGGGTTGCTTATCACTGTATTATTGCATATGTCATACCAGTTTATACtggttttcaaaattttaatgattcataattattcaaaaaataaattaaaaaatttttttttttttgtttaatcattggaaaatatattaggtaattaaataagaaatcgtttatattttgagaaatattattttctatatttacttAACATAATTAAGTCATTTAATCTATTTCTGACAatagaaaatcataaataaaaaagactTTTCACTAAAACAATTGTTAAGACAGTAGAAAAGTACATCCTCAAAACAGTACACAAATATTGGAGTACCTACCTACCCActttatctttaaaatgttattctttataaacataataatgtaaaccTTATAggcatttttaatactttaattttaaagcaagatatgaaaattttaaaacgcATTAATAATAAAGTGTTAAAATGCTCAtcacactttaaaataaaaaatactgtaaaaatagTGGGGTTAAATAGACAATgttcttacatttaaattagataatagaTCAATTGACtgtaaaattcatcaaaaaaagaGTGAAATGGATTATTCAGAACGTACAATGTACTATGTTATGCGTTAGTAAGATTTACATAACAGATGTAGGTGTTGCGTCAGTTTATATAATTGGTGTAAAATTATTGCAGAAGTCAACAACAAATAGCtatagaaaactaaaaaaaaaataaaaatggtatattttgattgaaataataggcaacaataatattgggcacttttaagatattttgtGCCTCTAAACCAGCGGTTCTTAACCTTTTGTAGAACACCGACCCCCGATGAAAGACTTtttctagtttaaaaaaaactgcgAACTATTTAATAGTGGTAcattgtatcaaacatgtggccCCCATGCTCGTACGGCCAGCAAATGCTTTCAGTTTTtctcgaaattaaaaaaattattaaaaatcagaagataatgaaattaaaatgttaaaacgtcaatattttcaaaaaatgaactctacaaaatggctctttaaattaaataaaaaaatatattttttaacttttttaccaaaacattaaaataaattaaaacatgaaatatttgtagttcttgtctatgtgaatcttattaaaaaaccagaatattatatttccattatttcaggatATATCGCAAAGGATAAATCCTCATAGGACATtctgtatacacatattataagttgtaaAGTTCGATCATGAACTTATGGTGTTAATATTCATACCAACTCAATAACTGTGGTTAAAAACTgtttggtatttaaaataaatgtgttagtAATATGTATCGTCAAATGTTTGGTAGCCCTCGGCCCAAGTGCCACATATTAAATTGAGCTGACCCAGCATGCTACAGCACACTGGCACACCTAGCCAATCCTGATAAGCTATATctcataacacataataatctagtgtcataataaaatagattgaagcaaaaatcttataaaataactataaaaatagtcatttataaataaatagataattaaaaaatatcttaaaaatattaaagtacaatAAAACTAGGTAttgattgttaattatttttaatgtatgatattatgtattcttaCTATTTTTCAACTTGTAAtcgaattttcaaaataaaaccagGAATCAAAACTggtgttgtataaataataggcaATTCGTTGGGGATATCCATTGTTCCTTTAAGATTAACAGAATAATAAAATCTTAActgttaaaagttatatttccaAAACGGTAATTTGTCATTCGTTATATGgaaagcaaaatatttaaataaaacaagtaaCTACAGAAACTGAGGAACATTCATATCACTAAAAACCACATTGCATAAGAAAATAGATATTTCAGGTACACTGAACACTGTGTCAAGACTCaagaacaaaatacaaaaacaaataactaaagTAACAATGAACAACTTTATGCtgaaaaagatttaaaatgtaaacgatTGAATGAATAGTATTATAATGCTGAACCGCTGAAGGCAGAAAGCAGATTATTATGTATCGTGTTCTTCGGTCACGGACCGTCGACAAATCATTCATATTATACTTctgtgataaactgataattgataatagcaTTTTGAGTTGCTATAATGGTGATAACTTACTGGTACATAATTTGAATCTATATATAACCTATGCAATTTGGTGATGGTGTTTATTTGTTGGGACATTTGAGATTTCCGTTTTTAACGACCTTTTAacctaaattaacttaaataaactCACAATAATTTCCACATAATAATTACCATCTAAATCCAATTTCCAATATCTAACCTATTTATGACATGTACATAACTTACTCGCTTTAATTTGGAAAACATAATTACCGTTTATCTATAATCAGTATaatctgtattataatttttttatttttctgtcttCCGGTTAATGAATATatgattatgtataatgttattgtataaatgttataatgcaataatacataaaaaaaaaggtgaGCAAGTGGGTACCTATCGCTCTGCTGCAGCGTAGTAGAGGAAATGGACAGTAGGTCACTATaacggatgtgttaaatttgacaggtgtcattgtatacgaaaaacgattctgaacggagatgatttatcagtcaatgataattagtaggatatattatattataacctatatttaaattgtaatatatcgttattttacttgatttcaaaaaaaattttaatttcatacgctcataaaattttttctatattgacgctggaattttttttttacagttacttgaaagAAAACTtaggataaccttgtattgggtttttaaccttaggtataaatcacaataattttatgaattttcaacttcaaaattccttgcaaatttttgcgattttgttatatttcgtaaacatttgaactttaaatgcttacaaacaaaaatgttgattaacgatttttgatttttttttactacgataagtaacacttataataaaccttgtataaaaattttttggaaatccaatttttttttatccgcatttcaagaaaaaaaatttagaaaaatcgaaaatctaaatggtttataaatagtttaaaaaaattctaaatacctacttattttgaaaatttcaagtatttacaatgattcgtttttgagttacagcaaaattcccgtttttccgttattttttcagggtttttcctgacgcttttgaaaactactggaaattttttacttttgaccccccaaagtaccaactaaatgaattttttgaattaaaaaaaaaaaatgtttttttagtgtttgaagaatctatacatttattctatatttttatagtactttaattatttttcttggaGATCTAAACTTGAAGGTGGAGCAAATAGGGGACGGAGATTGAGTCTTCATAGTTTGAGAGAAATCTGGATTTCATAATGACGAGTGGTGGAACTATTAGGTTTATTACGGTACATCTAAAttagttgatttattttattgcgaGTACCTATTTGAATTTTGAGATCATTCTGGTCGTGTGTAATCGTtatgtaacttttataataacggACTTATTGCCTAACTGCGTGTGgtggtttaaagtttaaactatatGCCATACGGTTGCTTGTGATTAGACTTTGTACTACGTTTAACACACGAACTAAAAATGTAGTACCTATCTTAGTTCGTGGTTTAACAGCAGTCGTTTAAATACTGCTATCGGGAgctattaaagataaaaataataataataataataaagcggAAGTCCGTGTGGTCTCTACGGTGTCCAAACCAGGGGATTGTAACTCGAACTCTAATTAGGATGGAACcatctaatattatttctatggtCCTAGCacatactattactattaaatcTATACAGCTGCTTTCAAAACAACTAATGGTTTTATTAGTTCCATCTATTACTCCACTGCTCACAGTGAAAACCTCACTCTCTTAAGCATATACACTGCAGAAACTTTCACCAATTACTAGCAGCCGTGTATTTTCACTTTCCACTAATAACTACGATAAAGTTTTCATCTTAAATGACTCTGTAAGTGCAGTTTACTCAATAACGGCaacatagccacataggtacATATCAAATGCAACCTCACTTGAAGCATCAAAAACATAATCCTCACAACCAACCAAATTATCAAACTCGTGTAGATCCCCTCCCATATTGGCATAATTCACGGACACCGAATATATCCACACGTAACATATGAATAGATACAATCCATGCCTCAAAATTAAATGGCAAACTCTATTCGAAAATAAACTGAAACATCGCCAGATCCCTAATTAATCTTATCCAACaccagaaaataataattcattgtcATAATGTCATCTGAATACGAATCGGACATACAAGTCACAAGACTTGCATaggtatttaaacaaaatattttaatgataataatagacTAGAAATTAACAACTAACAAGTTAACCTATTACACTTATTTAATTACcatgacttttttttaacagtttaaatTTTCGAAAAGAAAACACCacataaattgtaaacaatttttgtagcacaaaaatattgttatggtAACAAAAAGTCAAAATTGGGATGCATGTGACAAGATGCTGTATAGCTAaattcatgtattttttttatcttattaccATATTGATTAAGAAATTTTGTCTGCCGGTTTTTTGTGTCATTAACTTTAATAGATTATGTAAATTCTATCATGAATGgattattaagaattttttccagtgttatttaaatagtaataattcattattttatggtCGAGCTAGGTGATTgtgtttcaaatatttgtttttaaatttttcatacaaatatgactaaataaataaatacaatataatttaaaataacttagaGTTAACTAACctaacattttattaagtaaaaaataaaacgtcgaAGTAATAACTAGTCTGTTTAGGCAGATTTTGGTGATAAGTAAATGctcatttaaattgaatacaagaatATTGTTAGTTAGTTTggtaactttattatatttatagaaacaataattttcttGCCTACCAAGGTCTTATCATAATTTGAGACAAATTAAATTCAGTCTTCCTCTTGTATACAGACTATAAAGTATTTCGTTGAAATAccttattttattcattgttaAATTGCCTATTCGGTTACTATTTCTTTATCCTTGATAGTTTTCATGTACACGCTGATTCTATTTATTTCTTCCAACAATGAAtgcaactaaaaaattaaaaatgtattagatgtatatataatatatgtatatataaaatcttgaatattattatgtaccttatTTTCTCGTGTTACTCTTACATTGTCAGtactattttgaatatttttacttaatgaaAGTGATTTTTCGATTTTCATTACTTGTTTTTGTAAACGTTGACgtcttgaatttaaaatactataatatttcttgTATTCTAAACTTCCACcctgaaaaatacattttctttttaaaatgttttcaaattttacaGGCAGGTATTAATCttcatataaatgttatttatatattataggtatgtatagtaaatttaaGATAACAAAACATTTCAAGTGCTGATATAATACCTTTAAAAGAAGATGAATTTCAGTATGATCACCAACTATATCAGAAATAGAATGCAACTTTAAATTAGAGTTCTCTTCTAAGAAACATAATGTTGTAGATCCTGataaatgttgaataatatcttcatacttatgtaataatttatggcATTTTGAATGtagtataactaaaaataaaatgtatcatataattttagattaaaaattgaatattcatttataatactttcagattggtttttgttaaaattatttattgatcgaATTCTACGTATTGCTGTAATTATATCTCTCACTATTCTTATATCAGCATCTAATTGTTTATTATGCCATttcatatactaaaaaataaatattcttattaaatacgGATGTGTtacatagtatacaatattatatattagatatacttCAATTGGCTCAGGAAACTTAGTATATGcgatttgtgttttattttttccaggTAATGCACAATAAAGGGTTTCTGATAAAAAAGGCATAACTGGGCTCATGAGTCTAAGAGATGTATCCAGAACATATAATAACACCTGACAAGTTGTTTGAATTTCTTCATCAGTGCCATGTTCAAACGTAGGTTTACACgtttcctaa is a genomic window of Rhopalosiphum padi isolate XX-2018 chromosome 4, ASM2088224v1, whole genome shotgun sequence containing:
- the LOC132930125 gene encoding lon protease homolog 2, peroxisomal-like, translating into MDIPNELPIIYTTPVLIPGFILKIRLQVEKYSNLLNYLQTNHESKSIHIGVIPKTDFEKVDNVIGTVGLVRSIIKIDSVPEDFFLFIEGICRFKLDVKIAEEPLQINKIMTIENFKSLQGDKKEINELIAEFEKVVIDYLTYSESNVSKVFTKESLKILFNKLALHQIVDYYLKAFVHLTPTNAYVILRATNLNDILRFVTDWLKRETIKENKYSYSGKTGLVPVHSITLNDIVGKNNVMFKMPASHELHELLKAIKGSGMPTPIHKEIMKEFKRLHEMNTSHPDYSVFINYIRYIANLPWSKRTEETLDLEKARNMLKLDHYAMDKVKNRILQFIAVKILNPDRRGPILCFVGPPGVGKTTIAKAIANSLNRTFKRISLGGINHYSDIKGHRRTYIGAMPGCIMQAINQAKTNNPVILLDEIDKMYKGSSGDPAAALLEVLDPEQNNSFVDSYVNLPFDVSQVMFISTANSAFKIPQTLRDRMEIIYLEGYTEDEKMQIAELYLIPKILKDHNMNELQITICKETIKDIIQKYTNETGVRELQRKLEVICHYIAVDMVENSNKKIKNYVITPELLLNILDNELYNVKSSLVEQSCNRVGVSIGLSWSPVGGKIQIIEATKLHSRNEKYGIIITGLAGQTLKESVMIAQNWIQSFVKNNEVNINDFCAHVHLPTGGIPKDGPSAGISIACALISLYWKIPLRPMIGMTGEISLSGYVLPVGGLKEKIIAAYNSNIRTIIIPELNQKDIKKIPKNIREDLNIIPVKHIEEVLDIVFPGGLAMLQNPSFITMGTCKL